The following coding sequences lie in one Lentilactobacillus sp. SPB1-3 genomic window:
- the udk gene encoding uridine kinase — translation MSAEKRPVVIGVTGGSGSGKTTVSRKIFNELADNSIMILQQDSYYNDQSDMSMEERKAVNYDHPLAFDTDLLIDQLKDLLEYKAIEKPVYDYSQFTRSQETIHQEPREVIIIEGILILDDKRLRDLMDIKVYVDTDDDIRIIRRIERDNGERGRDLEGIIKQYLSTVKPMYHQFVEPTKRYADIIVPEGGENQVAIDLLTTKIRSILLKRGNEHVANNQDSTI, via the coding sequence ATGAGCGCAGAAAAAAGACCTGTAGTCATTGGGGTCACTGGTGGTTCAGGTAGTGGAAAAACCACTGTTAGTCGAAAAATATTTAACGAGCTTGCTGACAATTCAATTATGATTTTACAGCAGGATTCTTACTATAATGATCAAAGCGATATGTCCATGGAAGAGCGTAAGGCGGTCAATTATGATCACCCGTTAGCTTTTGATACTGATTTATTGATTGATCAATTAAAAGATTTGTTGGAATATAAGGCTATTGAAAAACCAGTTTATGATTATTCTCAATTTACTCGGAGTCAAGAAACCATTCATCAAGAACCACGCGAAGTAATCATCATTGAAGGTATTTTGATTTTAGATGATAAACGACTTCGTGATTTGATGGATATTAAAGTTTATGTGGATACTGATGACGATATTCGCATCATTCGTCGAATTGAACGTGATAACGGTGAGCGTGGTCGAGACCTTGAGGGTATCATCAAACAATATTTAAGTACCGTTAAACCCATGTACCATCAATTCGTGGAACCCACTAAACGATACGCGGACATCATTGTTCCCGAGGGTGGCGAAAACCAGGTTGCAATTGACTTATTGACAACTAAAATTCGTTCAATTCTGTTAAAACGTGGTAACGAACATGTTGCAAATAATCAAGATTCAACAATCTAA
- the greA gene encoding transcription elongation factor GreA, whose product MAEDSYPMTAEGRQKLQEELEDLKLVQRPKVVERIKIARSYGDLSENSEYESAKDEQSMLEGRIQTVEHMLQYAEIIDANGTDKNEVTVGKTVTFQELPDEEPESYQIVGAAEADPMSGKISNESPIAKGLLGHKLDEVVTIEIPAGNMEVKITKIE is encoded by the coding sequence ATGGCTGAAGATAGTTATCCAATGACGGCTGAAGGCCGCCAAAAATTACAAGAAGAACTTGAGGACTTGAAACTAGTTCAACGTCCTAAAGTGGTCGAAAGAATCAAAATTGCTCGTTCATATGGTGATTTATCAGAAAATTCTGAATATGAATCAGCTAAGGACGAACAAAGTATGTTGGAAGGCCGTATTCAAACTGTTGAACACATGCTTCAATATGCAGAAATCATTGATGCAAACGGTACAGATAAGAACGAAGTTACAGTTGGTAAGACTGTGACATTCCAAGAACTTCCGGATGAAGAACCAGAAAGTTATCAAATCGTCGGAGCCGCTGAAGCAGATCCGATGTCAGGTAAGATTTCTAACGAATCACCAATCGCTAAAGGACTTTTAGGTCACAAGCTTGATGAAGTAGTTACAATTGAAATTCCTGCCGGTAACATGGAAGTTAAGATTACTAAAATTGAATAA
- a CDS encoding HesB/YadR/YfhF family protein has translation MKITVTDAASKWFEDEMGLSSGNGVRFYGKVYGKTPVHDGFSLALTRDDHPNKVYSETEKDGIKFFVDQGDEWFFKGYDLTVDFDPELGDNVTYRYEENGELG, from the coding sequence GTGAAAATTACAGTAACTGACGCTGCAAGTAAGTGGTTTGAGGACGAAATGGGCTTAAGTAGTGGTAACGGAGTTCGTTTCTATGGCAAGGTATATGGTAAGACACCGGTTCATGATGGCTTTTCATTGGCACTAACTCGAGATGATCATCCCAATAAAGTGTATTCTGAGACCGAAAAGGATGGCATCAAATTCTTTGTTGATCAGGGCGACGAATGGTTCTTTAAGGGTTATGATCTCACAGTCGATTTTGATCCTGAATTAGGTGACAATGTCACATATCGCTATGAAGAAAATGGCGAATTGGGATAA